The Planctellipticum variicoloris DNA window GAGCCACTGCACGGCCCGTTCGAGGGTTCGGCGGGCGTAGAACACGGCCGTCCGGGGCGAGACGTAGACATTCCCCTCCGCCTGGCTGGCGTCATCGTGCAGGCTGGCCCAGTGGGGCTGCAGGAAGTCGAAGTTGGAGGGCATGCTCAGCGCCTTACAGCGTTAGCCAATCCGGTGTACCCGGTAGCAGCACATTGAACCCTCGGCTGTCGTTGGGGAATGCTGCTACCAGTTTCAAGCTGCCGGATTGGACGTCCGGATCGTTCGCGCGCAGTTCGTTGATCTTGTCCCGAACTTGGGTCTGCGAACTACTCTTTTTGCGGCAGAAATGGACCAGATAGCGCATCGGTGCATCGACGTTTCTCAACTTTCTCAGGTCTTTTCTGAAGTGTTCGATATCGTAGTCGAGTCCAATTTCGACAGCGGCGCAAGCGGCAATTGAACCCGTGCGAAATTCGCGTTCGTCAACGGCGTGATCTTTCGAACGGGGAGGCAACACGACGACGTCAATATTCGCACGACGGCTCTGCCCCTCGTGGATTCTCTGCGCAGGCCACTCCTTGTGAATCAATTTGCTCTGGTGGTGATTGGCGAGGTGGAGAACGCCATCATTGAGGACTGGACACTCCCGCAGAATCGCCATCAAGTCGCTGTGCAGGGAGTGTTCGACGCGGTGGCGATAGGGAGCCGCCACAAAGCCTTTGACAAACTGACTGATTGCCGCGTCGATCTCCGGGCGGACTTGCTCCCCCCATCTCTGGTCGGCGTCGGTGAGTTCGACGGATGCCGTGAAGCCGGTCATCTCTCATCTCTCCTGAAAAGACCGAAAACGTTCATTTCTTTGCGGAATTGATCATGTCGGCGTGCTTGAGGGCCTTCAGCGTCATGATCACCGGATCGTTGAAGTAGGTCTTCGGCCCCGCGACGCTGAGCACTCGGTCGAGGATTTCGTTCAGGCCGATGACCTGTGCCGGCCGCAGCCCGGCCGGTGGATGTGCCAGGTGTTCCGTGATGGCCTGCTGAGCGGCAGGGCTCCGGAACTTCCCCACGTACAACCGCAGTTCAACCTGCTCGGGAGCGTAGCCGAAGCGATTGCAGGCTGCGGCGATTAACTTCTGCTGCACGTCAGGTTCATTGAAGAGGATGTAGCCCTTTTCCCGCTTCGGATGGGGCGTCTTTGATAACCCGCAGAAGCCGGCCTCTGAGACCCCGTGTGAGCCGAAATACGACTTCACGGAGGCCAGCACCAGCTTGTCGGCCCGTGCCCCGACCAGGTCGACCTCGTAGCCGTGCTCCTGCATTTCCTCGTACGCGGCCTTCCGGGTCTGCCGCTTGACCGGGAACTTCAGGTTGCCGGCGACGATGAACTGCTCCGCCTCCAGCGCCACCTTCACGACGTGCTCAAAGCCTTCCATACCAGGGCTCCTCGGAGGCGGGGACGGGGGCGGGAATTAAAGCTCGCCGCGGAAGGCGCGGTACACCAACGAGTCGAATGCTCGATTGGCCGCGTCCAATCCATCGACCATTTTCTGCTTTGTCCCGCCGGTAAACGACTTGACGGCCCGAAACTGTTTCTGCTTCTCAAAGCTGGGTAGCTGAATTGATGTGTCCCTCAGTTCGCCTGTTTTCATGAACGAGTAGGCGTCTGGTTTAGCATTGGCTCGAAGGCGGGCAACTCGATCTGGAAAAAACGTAAACAGAGCGGCAACGTATTCAGGTACGACGATGCCCCGGTTCAAAGTCATTCGGATCAGATTTGTTCCAATGATTGAATGACTGCTGGAAGGTGTCGCCACGCACATTCTACCTACGGTGCCTGCTCGTGATATTAAAATGTCACCCTGATCGACTCGATAGGCATCAAGCGCGGGATACTTCGACGGTGCAATATAGAGGCAGCCATTCTCGACAAAGTCGTCTGGCTTGATGTTGTCGATTCCCCAAACTGGAATACCAGAACTGGTGTATTCGGACTTCTGAAGTGCAGTTCCAAAGGGGCCACAGCGTACTCCTCCTCGCGACTCATCGAGGACATCATTGATTTTTACCAGTGGCCAGTTCTTGGAATTCAATGCCGGATCGCCGAACATCTCCAGGAACGTCGACCGCAGGAACTGGTCGGTCAGGGCCAGCGCCGCCTGCCGCTTCCGCCGCACCCCGTCCGCCTGGTCCAGAATCGCCGCAATCCGCCGCTGCTCGGGCAGGGGCGGGAGGGGGATTTCGAATCGGCCGAAGAAGTCGGTTGGCACCCGCTGCTGCCCACCGGTACCGGTAAAACTCGACTCCGCGGACTGTCGAAAAAAGGGACTCCAGATCATGTGGAAGAGGTAACGTGGGTCGGTGTGCGGCTTGGCTCGCAGCACATGGAACTCCGTCGAACCAAACCCGAACTCCGTCGGCATGTTGTCCGTCACCGCCGCTTTGCCATTCTGCATGCATGGGGTGATTTTTGCGGATAGGACATCCCCACGCCGAAAAAACGTGTAGCCCTTCAACAGTTCCGACAATGGCCGCGGCTGATAGGCCACAACGAACCCTCGCTCAGACACGTCTGCCATCCCGACAAATGACGCGGCAAAGTCCGCACCCGAGCGTAGCTCGCTGGGCATGCGGGGATTCACTTCCGCAGCCTCG harbors:
- a CDS encoding restriction endonuclease subunit S, which gives rise to MKRVPVSEAAEVNPRMPSELRSGADFAASFVGMADVSERGFVVAYQPRPLSELLKGYTFFRRGDVLSAKITPCMQNGKAAVTDNMPTEFGFGSTEFHVLRAKPHTDPRYLFHMIWSPFFRQSAESSFTGTGGQQRVPTDFFGRFEIPLPPLPEQRRIAAILDQADGVRRKRQAALALTDQFLRSTFLEMFGDPALNSKNWPLVKINDVLDESRGGVRCGPFGTALQKSEYTSSGIPVWGIDNIKPDDFVENGCLYIAPSKYPALDAYRVDQGDILISRAGTVGRMCVATPSSSHSIIGTNLIRMTLNRGIVVPEYVAALFTFFPDRVARLRANAKPDAYSFMKTGELRDTSIQLPSFEKQKQFRAVKSFTGGTKQKMVDGLDAANRAFDSLVYRAFRGEL